A single Kryptolebias marmoratus isolate JLee-2015 linkage group LG16, ASM164957v2, whole genome shotgun sequence DNA region contains:
- the phldb3 gene encoding pleckstrin homology-like domain family B member 3 isoform X4 translates to MPQHNMENSRSQWQQGLRPPWISRVSGGQSPASSGAESDTESSSTESEKPCAKKLEVNSLRILPLPSLVQRRIAEINQQKEELKIELQLEIALLQGELQTERQQLQRHAQKLLGLQQQSRRREEHRHTNRLKERESLEEERRRVEELKRSCEEKEKLIPSQPESQREQLRLQLQQEKEAMEAAVRAFEDWEFRVLERESGMDEEDESTVEKLKEGESEGEKEKEISCQQHVVNTAQERVQQLERQLREMEKEKERELNALRKEKRELIHSTQTVLKEKKPLTDWSNITSSAPCMMSLSPLTVHKLPQEPSKEAVSLPRRRSSHRNNRLSDRPLSVQGLVRSLPDSQSPDVYASPISSHRLSNGHSNGLRPGSTNGGALLSPCNSTTSSRAASPCLVDLVEIEKKLREAKAEKERLLREREERRRLVMLEERSQRELSSTREEPPEPETQLRPEPEVNESPRVVSSPNSSERSLPLFLSPNFDLRAHVESLGHGVAGCTDLRMTPRRCAGFLTKRGGRVKTWKKRWFLFDTDHRRLAYYTDCDERKLKGVIYFQAIEEVYYDHLRTATSSPRPSLTFCVKTYDRLFFLVASNAVSMRIWMDVIVTATDEHSRY, encoded by the exons ATGCCCCAACATAACATGGAAAACTCGAGGAGCCAGTGGCAGCAGGGTCTGCGGCCGCCGTGGATCAGCAGAGTGTCTGGAGGTCAGAGTCCCGCCTCTTCGGGGGCAGAGTCTgacacagagagcagcagcacCGAGAGCGAGAAG ccCTGTGCTAAAAAGCTGGAGGTGAACTCACTGAGGATCCTGCCGTTGCCTTCATTGGTCCAACGTCGCATCGCAGAGATTAACCAACaaaaggaggagctgaagatcgAG ctgcagctggagattGCCTTGCTGCAGggagagctgcagacggagcggcagcagctgcagcggcACGCACAGAAGCTGCTgggtctgcagcagcagagcagacgGCGAGAGGAGCACAGACACACCAACAGACTCAAG GAGCGAGAGAgtctggaggaggagagacgcagggtggaggagctgaagaggagcTGTGAGGAGAAAGAGAAACTGATCCCCAGTCAGCCAGAAAGTCAAAGAGAGCAGCTGAGACTGCAGCTACAGCAG GAGAAGGAGGCGATGGAAGCTGCCGTTCGGGCTTTTGAGGACTGGGAGTTTCGTGTCCTGGAACGAGAAAGCGGCATGGACGAGGAGGACGAGAGCACGGTGGAGAAACTGAAGGAGGGGGAGAGTGAaggggagaaggagaaggaaatCTCATGTCAGCAGCATGTGGTCAACACAGCACAG GAGCGAGTCCAGCAGCTGGAGAGACAGCTGAGGGAgatggagaaggagaaggagagggagcTGAACGCCCTGAGGAAGGAGAAGCGAGAGCTCATCCACTCAACTCAAACG GTTCTCAAGGAGAAGAAGCCGCTCACTGATTGGTCAAACATCACCAGCTCAGCTCCATGCATGATGTCACTTTCTCCTCTGACTGTTCACAAGCTTCCACAG GAACCAAGCAAAGAAGCTGTCAGTTTGCCCAGAAGAAGGAGCTCGCATCGCAACAACAGACTCAGCGACAGGCCGCTTTCAGTACAGG GATTAGTGAGATCACTTCCAGACAGCCAGAGCCCAGACGTTTACGCCTCCCCCATCTCGTCCCATAGACTCAGCAATGGGCACAGTAACGGCCTCAGACCTGGGTCCACTAACGGTGGCGCACTCCTCTCTCCCTGCAACAGTACAACAAGCTCTCGTGCTGCCAG CCCATGCCTGGTAGATCTGGTAGAGATTGAGAAGAAGCTGAGAGAAGCTAAGGCAGAAAAAGAGAGGCTACTCCGAGAGCGG GAAGAGCGACGGCGGTTGGTTATGTTGGAAGAGAGGAGCCAAAGAGAACTCAGCTCCACCAGAGAGGAACCTCCAGAACCAGAGACCCAGCTAAGACCAGAGCCAGAAGTAAACGAATCACCAAGGGTCGTTTCTTCACCAAATTCCTCTGAG CGCAGCCTgcccctcttcctctctccaaaCTTTGACCTCCGGGCCCATGTGGAGTCTCTGGGTCACGGTGTTGCCGGCTGCACAGACCTGCGGATGACACCTCGCCGCTGTGCGGGCTTCCTGACCAAACGAGGGGGGAGGGTGAAGACCTGGAAGAAGAGGTGGTTTCTGTTTGACACAGATCACAGACGACTCGCCTACTATACAG ACTGTGATGAGAGGAAGCTAAAAGGAGTCATTTACTTCCAGGCAATAGAAGAAGTTTATTATGACCATCTACGTACAGCCACCTCT TCTCCGCGGCCCAGCCTAACGTTCTGCGTGAAGACATACGACCGTCTGTTCTTTCTGGTGGCGTCCAATGCTGTGTCCATGCGGATCTGGATGGACGTCATTGTCACAGCAACAGACGAGCACAGTCGTTACTGA
- the phldb3 gene encoding pleckstrin homology-like domain family B member 3 isoform X2 has product MPQHNMENSRSQWQQGLRPPWISRVSGGQSPASSGAESDTESSSTESEKPCAKKLEVNSLRILPLPSLVQRRIAEINQQKEELKIELQLEIALLQGELQTERQQLQRHAQKLLGLQQQSRRREEHRHTNRLKERESLEEERRRVEELKRSCEEKEKLIPSQPESQREQLRLQLQQEKEAMEAAVRAFEDWEFRVLERESGMDEEDESTVEKLKEGESEGEKEKEISCQQHVVNTAQERVQQLERQLREMEKEKERELNALRKEKRELIHSTQTFSLNAQPDVACLTQQLFQAPFVIFLPAATVKVLKEKKPLTDWSNITSSAPCMMSLSPLTVHKLPQEPSKEAVSLPRRRSSHRNNRLSDRPLSVQGLVRSLPDSQSPDVYASPISSHRLSNGHSNGLRPGSTNGGALLSPCNSTTSSRAASPCLVDLVEIEKKLREAKAEKERLLREREERRRLVMLEERSQRELSSTREEPPEPETQLRPEPEVNESPRVVSSPNSSERSLPLFLSPNFDLRAHVESLGHGVAGCTDLRMTPRRCAGFLTKRGGRVKTWKKRWFLFDTDHRRLAYYTDCDERKLKGVIYFQAIEEVYYDHLRTATSSPRPSLTFCVKTYDRLFFLVASNAVSMRIWMDVIVTATDEHSRY; this is encoded by the exons ATGCCCCAACATAACATGGAAAACTCGAGGAGCCAGTGGCAGCAGGGTCTGCGGCCGCCGTGGATCAGCAGAGTGTCTGGAGGTCAGAGTCCCGCCTCTTCGGGGGCAGAGTCTgacacagagagcagcagcacCGAGAGCGAGAAG ccCTGTGCTAAAAAGCTGGAGGTGAACTCACTGAGGATCCTGCCGTTGCCTTCATTGGTCCAACGTCGCATCGCAGAGATTAACCAACaaaaggaggagctgaagatcgAG ctgcagctggagattGCCTTGCTGCAGggagagctgcagacggagcggcagcagctgcagcggcACGCACAGAAGCTGCTgggtctgcagcagcagagcagacgGCGAGAGGAGCACAGACACACCAACAGACTCAAG GAGCGAGAGAgtctggaggaggagagacgcagggtggaggagctgaagaggagcTGTGAGGAGAAAGAGAAACTGATCCCCAGTCAGCCAGAAAGTCAAAGAGAGCAGCTGAGACTGCAGCTACAGCAG GAGAAGGAGGCGATGGAAGCTGCCGTTCGGGCTTTTGAGGACTGGGAGTTTCGTGTCCTGGAACGAGAAAGCGGCATGGACGAGGAGGACGAGAGCACGGTGGAGAAACTGAAGGAGGGGGAGAGTGAaggggagaaggagaaggaaatCTCATGTCAGCAGCATGTGGTCAACACAGCACAG GAGCGAGTCCAGCAGCTGGAGAGACAGCTGAGGGAgatggagaaggagaaggagagggagcTGAACGCCCTGAGGAAGGAGAAGCGAGAGCTCATCCACTCAACTCAAACG TTCAGTTTAAATGCTCAGCCAGATGTGGCATGTCTAACACAGCAGCTTTTCCAGGCACCGTTTGTCATCTTCCTCCCTGCAGCTACAGTTAAA GTTCTCAAGGAGAAGAAGCCGCTCACTGATTGGTCAAACATCACCAGCTCAGCTCCATGCATGATGTCACTTTCTCCTCTGACTGTTCACAAGCTTCCACAG GAACCAAGCAAAGAAGCTGTCAGTTTGCCCAGAAGAAGGAGCTCGCATCGCAACAACAGACTCAGCGACAGGCCGCTTTCAGTACAGG GATTAGTGAGATCACTTCCAGACAGCCAGAGCCCAGACGTTTACGCCTCCCCCATCTCGTCCCATAGACTCAGCAATGGGCACAGTAACGGCCTCAGACCTGGGTCCACTAACGGTGGCGCACTCCTCTCTCCCTGCAACAGTACAACAAGCTCTCGTGCTGCCAG CCCATGCCTGGTAGATCTGGTAGAGATTGAGAAGAAGCTGAGAGAAGCTAAGGCAGAAAAAGAGAGGCTACTCCGAGAGCGG GAAGAGCGACGGCGGTTGGTTATGTTGGAAGAGAGGAGCCAAAGAGAACTCAGCTCCACCAGAGAGGAACCTCCAGAACCAGAGACCCAGCTAAGACCAGAGCCAGAAGTAAACGAATCACCAAGGGTCGTTTCTTCACCAAATTCCTCTGAG CGCAGCCTgcccctcttcctctctccaaaCTTTGACCTCCGGGCCCATGTGGAGTCTCTGGGTCACGGTGTTGCCGGCTGCACAGACCTGCGGATGACACCTCGCCGCTGTGCGGGCTTCCTGACCAAACGAGGGGGGAGGGTGAAGACCTGGAAGAAGAGGTGGTTTCTGTTTGACACAGATCACAGACGACTCGCCTACTATACAG ACTGTGATGAGAGGAAGCTAAAAGGAGTCATTTACTTCCAGGCAATAGAAGAAGTTTATTATGACCATCTACGTACAGCCACCTCT TCTCCGCGGCCCAGCCTAACGTTCTGCGTGAAGACATACGACCGTCTGTTCTTTCTGGTGGCGTCCAATGCTGTGTCCATGCGGATCTGGATGGACGTCATTGTCACAGCAACAGACGAGCACAGTCGTTACTGA
- the phldb3 gene encoding pleckstrin homology-like domain family B member 3 isoform X1 → MPQHNMENSRSQWQQGLRPPWISRVSGGQSPASSGAESDTESSSTESEKPCAKKLEVNSLRILPLPSLVQRRIAEINQQKEELKIELQLEIALLQGELQTERQQLQRHAQKLLGLQQQSRRREEHRHTNRLKERESLEEERRRVEELKRSCEEKEKLIPSQPESQREQLRLQLQQEKEAMEAAVRAFEDWEFRVLERESGMDEEDESTVEKLKEGESEGEKEKEISCQQHVVNTAQERVQQLERQLREMEKEKERELNALRKEKRELIHSTQTFSLNAQPDVACLTQQLFQAPFVIFLPAATVKVLKEKKPLTDWSNITSSAPCMMSLSPLTVHKLPQEPSKEAVSLPRRRSSHRNNRLSDRPLSVQGLVRSLPDSQSPDVYASPISSHRLSNGHSNGLRPGSTNGGALLSPCNSTTSSRAASPCLVDLVEIEKKLREAKAEKERLLREREERRRLVMLEERSQRELSSTREEPPEPETQLRPEPEVNESPRVVSSPNSSEQRSLPLFLSPNFDLRAHVESLGHGVAGCTDLRMTPRRCAGFLTKRGGRVKTWKKRWFLFDTDHRRLAYYTDCDERKLKGVIYFQAIEEVYYDHLRTATSSPRPSLTFCVKTYDRLFFLVASNAVSMRIWMDVIVTATDEHSRY, encoded by the exons ATGCCCCAACATAACATGGAAAACTCGAGGAGCCAGTGGCAGCAGGGTCTGCGGCCGCCGTGGATCAGCAGAGTGTCTGGAGGTCAGAGTCCCGCCTCTTCGGGGGCAGAGTCTgacacagagagcagcagcacCGAGAGCGAGAAG ccCTGTGCTAAAAAGCTGGAGGTGAACTCACTGAGGATCCTGCCGTTGCCTTCATTGGTCCAACGTCGCATCGCAGAGATTAACCAACaaaaggaggagctgaagatcgAG ctgcagctggagattGCCTTGCTGCAGggagagctgcagacggagcggcagcagctgcagcggcACGCACAGAAGCTGCTgggtctgcagcagcagagcagacgGCGAGAGGAGCACAGACACACCAACAGACTCAAG GAGCGAGAGAgtctggaggaggagagacgcagggtggaggagctgaagaggagcTGTGAGGAGAAAGAGAAACTGATCCCCAGTCAGCCAGAAAGTCAAAGAGAGCAGCTGAGACTGCAGCTACAGCAG GAGAAGGAGGCGATGGAAGCTGCCGTTCGGGCTTTTGAGGACTGGGAGTTTCGTGTCCTGGAACGAGAAAGCGGCATGGACGAGGAGGACGAGAGCACGGTGGAGAAACTGAAGGAGGGGGAGAGTGAaggggagaaggagaaggaaatCTCATGTCAGCAGCATGTGGTCAACACAGCACAG GAGCGAGTCCAGCAGCTGGAGAGACAGCTGAGGGAgatggagaaggagaaggagagggagcTGAACGCCCTGAGGAAGGAGAAGCGAGAGCTCATCCACTCAACTCAAACG TTCAGTTTAAATGCTCAGCCAGATGTGGCATGTCTAACACAGCAGCTTTTCCAGGCACCGTTTGTCATCTTCCTCCCTGCAGCTACAGTTAAA GTTCTCAAGGAGAAGAAGCCGCTCACTGATTGGTCAAACATCACCAGCTCAGCTCCATGCATGATGTCACTTTCTCCTCTGACTGTTCACAAGCTTCCACAG GAACCAAGCAAAGAAGCTGTCAGTTTGCCCAGAAGAAGGAGCTCGCATCGCAACAACAGACTCAGCGACAGGCCGCTTTCAGTACAGG GATTAGTGAGATCACTTCCAGACAGCCAGAGCCCAGACGTTTACGCCTCCCCCATCTCGTCCCATAGACTCAGCAATGGGCACAGTAACGGCCTCAGACCTGGGTCCACTAACGGTGGCGCACTCCTCTCTCCCTGCAACAGTACAACAAGCTCTCGTGCTGCCAG CCCATGCCTGGTAGATCTGGTAGAGATTGAGAAGAAGCTGAGAGAAGCTAAGGCAGAAAAAGAGAGGCTACTCCGAGAGCGG GAAGAGCGACGGCGGTTGGTTATGTTGGAAGAGAGGAGCCAAAGAGAACTCAGCTCCACCAGAGAGGAACCTCCAGAACCAGAGACCCAGCTAAGACCAGAGCCAGAAGTAAACGAATCACCAAGGGTCGTTTCTTCACCAAATTCCTCTGAG CAGCGCAGCCTgcccctcttcctctctccaaaCTTTGACCTCCGGGCCCATGTGGAGTCTCTGGGTCACGGTGTTGCCGGCTGCACAGACCTGCGGATGACACCTCGCCGCTGTGCGGGCTTCCTGACCAAACGAGGGGGGAGGGTGAAGACCTGGAAGAAGAGGTGGTTTCTGTTTGACACAGATCACAGACGACTCGCCTACTATACAG ACTGTGATGAGAGGAAGCTAAAAGGAGTCATTTACTTCCAGGCAATAGAAGAAGTTTATTATGACCATCTACGTACAGCCACCTCT TCTCCGCGGCCCAGCCTAACGTTCTGCGTGAAGACATACGACCGTCTGTTCTTTCTGGTGGCGTCCAATGCTGTGTCCATGCGGATCTGGATGGACGTCATTGTCACAGCAACAGACGAGCACAGTCGTTACTGA
- the phldb3 gene encoding pleckstrin homology-like domain family B member 3 isoform X5, whose amino-acid sequence MPQHNMENSRSQWQQGLRPPWISRVSGGQSPASSGAESDTESSSTESEKPCAKKLEVNSLRILPLPSLVQRRIAEINQQKEELKIELQLEIALLQGELQTERQQLQRHAQKLLGLQQQSRRREEHRHTNRLKERESLEEERRRVEELKRSCEEKEKLIPSQPESQREQLRLQLQQEKEAMEAAVRAFEDWEFRVLERESGMDEEDESTVEKLKEGESEGEKEKEISCQQHVVNTAQERVQQLERQLREMEKEKERELNALRKEKRELIHSTQTFSLNAQPDVACLTQQLFQAPFVIFLPAATVKVLKEKKPLTDWSNITSSAPCMMSLSPLTVHKLPQEPSKEAVSLPRRRSSHRNNRLSDRPLSVQGLVRSLPDSQSPDVYASPISSHRLSNGHSNGLRPGSTNGGALLSPCNSTTSSRAASPCLVDLVEIEKKLREAKAEKERLLREREERRRLVMLEERSQRELSSTREEPPEPETQLRPEPEVNESPRVVSSPNSSERAPVEPQKWLHLLQNTTEVRAFSMENGLF is encoded by the exons ATGCCCCAACATAACATGGAAAACTCGAGGAGCCAGTGGCAGCAGGGTCTGCGGCCGCCGTGGATCAGCAGAGTGTCTGGAGGTCAGAGTCCCGCCTCTTCGGGGGCAGAGTCTgacacagagagcagcagcacCGAGAGCGAGAAG ccCTGTGCTAAAAAGCTGGAGGTGAACTCACTGAGGATCCTGCCGTTGCCTTCATTGGTCCAACGTCGCATCGCAGAGATTAACCAACaaaaggaggagctgaagatcgAG ctgcagctggagattGCCTTGCTGCAGggagagctgcagacggagcggcagcagctgcagcggcACGCACAGAAGCTGCTgggtctgcagcagcagagcagacgGCGAGAGGAGCACAGACACACCAACAGACTCAAG GAGCGAGAGAgtctggaggaggagagacgcagggtggaggagctgaagaggagcTGTGAGGAGAAAGAGAAACTGATCCCCAGTCAGCCAGAAAGTCAAAGAGAGCAGCTGAGACTGCAGCTACAGCAG GAGAAGGAGGCGATGGAAGCTGCCGTTCGGGCTTTTGAGGACTGGGAGTTTCGTGTCCTGGAACGAGAAAGCGGCATGGACGAGGAGGACGAGAGCACGGTGGAGAAACTGAAGGAGGGGGAGAGTGAaggggagaaggagaaggaaatCTCATGTCAGCAGCATGTGGTCAACACAGCACAG GAGCGAGTCCAGCAGCTGGAGAGACAGCTGAGGGAgatggagaaggagaaggagagggagcTGAACGCCCTGAGGAAGGAGAAGCGAGAGCTCATCCACTCAACTCAAACG TTCAGTTTAAATGCTCAGCCAGATGTGGCATGTCTAACACAGCAGCTTTTCCAGGCACCGTTTGTCATCTTCCTCCCTGCAGCTACAGTTAAA GTTCTCAAGGAGAAGAAGCCGCTCACTGATTGGTCAAACATCACCAGCTCAGCTCCATGCATGATGTCACTTTCTCCTCTGACTGTTCACAAGCTTCCACAG GAACCAAGCAAAGAAGCTGTCAGTTTGCCCAGAAGAAGGAGCTCGCATCGCAACAACAGACTCAGCGACAGGCCGCTTTCAGTACAGG GATTAGTGAGATCACTTCCAGACAGCCAGAGCCCAGACGTTTACGCCTCCCCCATCTCGTCCCATAGACTCAGCAATGGGCACAGTAACGGCCTCAGACCTGGGTCCACTAACGGTGGCGCACTCCTCTCTCCCTGCAACAGTACAACAAGCTCTCGTGCTGCCAG CCCATGCCTGGTAGATCTGGTAGAGATTGAGAAGAAGCTGAGAGAAGCTAAGGCAGAAAAAGAGAGGCTACTCCGAGAGCGG GAAGAGCGACGGCGGTTGGTTATGTTGGAAGAGAGGAGCCAAAGAGAACTCAGCTCCACCAGAGAGGAACCTCCAGAACCAGAGACCCAGCTAAGACCAGAGCCAGAAGTAAACGAATCACCAAGGGTCGTTTCTTCACCAAATTCCTCTGAG AGAGCTCCTGTTGAGCCTCAAAAATGGCTGCATCTGTTACAAAATACCACTGAAGTCAGAGCATTTTCCATGGAAAACGGACTATTTTGA
- the phldb3 gene encoding pleckstrin homology-like domain family B member 3 isoform X3, whose translation MPQHNMENSRSQWQQGLRPPWISRVSGGQSPASSGAESDTESSSTESEKPCAKKLEVNSLRILPLPSLVQRRIAEINQQKEELKIELQLEIALLQGELQTERQQLQRHAQKLLGLQQQSRRREEHRHTNRLKERESLEEERRRVEELKRSCEEKEKLIPSQPESQREQLRLQLQQEKEAMEAAVRAFEDWEFRVLERESGMDEEDESTVEKLKEGESEGEKEKEISCQQHVVNTAQERVQQLERQLREMEKEKERELNALRKEKRELIHSTQTVLKEKKPLTDWSNITSSAPCMMSLSPLTVHKLPQEPSKEAVSLPRRRSSHRNNRLSDRPLSVQGLVRSLPDSQSPDVYASPISSHRLSNGHSNGLRPGSTNGGALLSPCNSTTSSRAASPCLVDLVEIEKKLREAKAEKERLLREREERRRLVMLEERSQRELSSTREEPPEPETQLRPEPEVNESPRVVSSPNSSEQRSLPLFLSPNFDLRAHVESLGHGVAGCTDLRMTPRRCAGFLTKRGGRVKTWKKRWFLFDTDHRRLAYYTDCDERKLKGVIYFQAIEEVYYDHLRTATSSPRPSLTFCVKTYDRLFFLVASNAVSMRIWMDVIVTATDEHSRY comes from the exons ATGCCCCAACATAACATGGAAAACTCGAGGAGCCAGTGGCAGCAGGGTCTGCGGCCGCCGTGGATCAGCAGAGTGTCTGGAGGTCAGAGTCCCGCCTCTTCGGGGGCAGAGTCTgacacagagagcagcagcacCGAGAGCGAGAAG ccCTGTGCTAAAAAGCTGGAGGTGAACTCACTGAGGATCCTGCCGTTGCCTTCATTGGTCCAACGTCGCATCGCAGAGATTAACCAACaaaaggaggagctgaagatcgAG ctgcagctggagattGCCTTGCTGCAGggagagctgcagacggagcggcagcagctgcagcggcACGCACAGAAGCTGCTgggtctgcagcagcagagcagacgGCGAGAGGAGCACAGACACACCAACAGACTCAAG GAGCGAGAGAgtctggaggaggagagacgcagggtggaggagctgaagaggagcTGTGAGGAGAAAGAGAAACTGATCCCCAGTCAGCCAGAAAGTCAAAGAGAGCAGCTGAGACTGCAGCTACAGCAG GAGAAGGAGGCGATGGAAGCTGCCGTTCGGGCTTTTGAGGACTGGGAGTTTCGTGTCCTGGAACGAGAAAGCGGCATGGACGAGGAGGACGAGAGCACGGTGGAGAAACTGAAGGAGGGGGAGAGTGAaggggagaaggagaaggaaatCTCATGTCAGCAGCATGTGGTCAACACAGCACAG GAGCGAGTCCAGCAGCTGGAGAGACAGCTGAGGGAgatggagaaggagaaggagagggagcTGAACGCCCTGAGGAAGGAGAAGCGAGAGCTCATCCACTCAACTCAAACG GTTCTCAAGGAGAAGAAGCCGCTCACTGATTGGTCAAACATCACCAGCTCAGCTCCATGCATGATGTCACTTTCTCCTCTGACTGTTCACAAGCTTCCACAG GAACCAAGCAAAGAAGCTGTCAGTTTGCCCAGAAGAAGGAGCTCGCATCGCAACAACAGACTCAGCGACAGGCCGCTTTCAGTACAGG GATTAGTGAGATCACTTCCAGACAGCCAGAGCCCAGACGTTTACGCCTCCCCCATCTCGTCCCATAGACTCAGCAATGGGCACAGTAACGGCCTCAGACCTGGGTCCACTAACGGTGGCGCACTCCTCTCTCCCTGCAACAGTACAACAAGCTCTCGTGCTGCCAG CCCATGCCTGGTAGATCTGGTAGAGATTGAGAAGAAGCTGAGAGAAGCTAAGGCAGAAAAAGAGAGGCTACTCCGAGAGCGG GAAGAGCGACGGCGGTTGGTTATGTTGGAAGAGAGGAGCCAAAGAGAACTCAGCTCCACCAGAGAGGAACCTCCAGAACCAGAGACCCAGCTAAGACCAGAGCCAGAAGTAAACGAATCACCAAGGGTCGTTTCTTCACCAAATTCCTCTGAG CAGCGCAGCCTgcccctcttcctctctccaaaCTTTGACCTCCGGGCCCATGTGGAGTCTCTGGGTCACGGTGTTGCCGGCTGCACAGACCTGCGGATGACACCTCGCCGCTGTGCGGGCTTCCTGACCAAACGAGGGGGGAGGGTGAAGACCTGGAAGAAGAGGTGGTTTCTGTTTGACACAGATCACAGACGACTCGCCTACTATACAG ACTGTGATGAGAGGAAGCTAAAAGGAGTCATTTACTTCCAGGCAATAGAAGAAGTTTATTATGACCATCTACGTACAGCCACCTCT TCTCCGCGGCCCAGCCTAACGTTCTGCGTGAAGACATACGACCGTCTGTTCTTTCTGGTGGCGTCCAATGCTGTGTCCATGCGGATCTGGATGGACGTCATTGTCACAGCAACAGACGAGCACAGTCGTTACTGA